GTCAACCACGACGGCCCTCCTCCAGGAGATCGAAGAAGTCGGGGAAGGACACCGACGCGCACTCCGCGTTCTCGATCTCGGTCTCGCCCTCTGCGGCAAGGGCGGCCACGGAGAGGGCCATGGCGATCCGGTGGTCGTCGTGGGCGCTGACCGTGGACCCCCGCAGCGGGCCCCCCCCCTGGATGACGAGGCCGTCCGGGCGCTCCTCCACCCGGGCCCCCATCCGGGCGAGCCCCTCCGCCAGGGCCGCGATCCGGTCGCTCTCCTTCACCCGCAGCTCGGCCGCGCCGGATACGGCGAAGGTGCCCTCCGCATGCGCCGCCGCCACGGCCAGGGCCGGCACCTCGTCGATCAGCCCGGGCACGGCCTCGGGGGGGACCACGGTTCCGTGGAGTCGGGAAGACGCGGCCACGATCCAGCCCACGGGCTCTGGCTCCGCCTCGGTGAGGCCGGTATCGATGCGGGCCCCCATGGCCTTGAGCACGTCGAGGAACCCGGTGCGGCCGGGATTCAGGGAGATGCCCTCAATCCGCACCTCCGAGCGGGGCCGGATCAGCGCGGCCACGATCAGGAAGGCCGCGCTCGACACGTCCCCGGGGACGGTCAGGGTGGCTGCTCGCAAGCGCGTTCCGCCTACGACCGAGACGGCCAGCCCCGAGCGTTCGACCCCCGCCCCGAAGGCAGGAAGCAGCCGCTCGGTGTGGTCGCGGGAGGGCATGGGCTCGATCACGGTCGTGGTCCCGTGGGCCTGGAGGCCCGCCAGCAGGACCGCGGTCTTGACTTGGGCGCTCGGCACGGGCAGCTCCCACCGGATCCCCGTGAGGGGCCCGCCCTCGATGGTAAGGGGGGGCCGGCCATCGGTGCTGGCCGCGCCCGCCCCCATGGCCCGGAGGGGAGCGGCTACCCGCTCCACGGGCCGCCGCCGCAGGGAGGCGTCGCCCGTGAGGACGGAGCGGAAGGGTCGCCCGGCCAGGGCTCCCGCGAGCATGCGCAGGGTGGAGCCGGAGTTGCCGGCGTCGAGCGGAGCGGCGGGGGAGCGCCAGGCCTCGGGGCCGCGGCCGCGGAGAGTGACCGCGTCGCCTTGCTGAGAGACCTCCAGGCCCAGCTCGGCCAGGCAGCTTAGCGTCGCCGCACAGTCGGCCGCGCTCGAGAAGTTCTCGATGCGGGTCTCTCCCTCGGCCAGGGCTCCGAGGATGGCGGCGCGGTGCGAGATGGACTTATCGCCTCGGAGGCGGAAGTGGCCGCGGAAAGTAGGGGTGGTGGTGATGCGCACGCCCGGAGGGCGCATCGTAGCACGGAAGCCGGGGGACGCTTTCCGCAAGTATCGGCAGGGCCGCATCTTGACCGGTCCGCCCGCGCATGCTAGCTTGACGCAAACTCGCCGTCCGCCGGTAACTTTGGAATCAAGAGAGCGGGCCGCCCTCTAGATGATGAAGACGCCCGACGCCCGGACGGTCAAGCTCGACATCGCCAGCCGTTTCGAGATGTTGGATGTGGTCCAGACGGTCCTCTCCCACCTCGCGGGCCTCCTCGGCTTCGGCGAGGAGGCGTCGCATTACATGAGCGTGGCCGTTCGCGAGTCGGTGGTGAACGCGATCAAGCACGGCAACGGGCAGGACGCGTCGAAGCGGGTCGAGGTGGAGTTCGTGCTGCACCCCCGGGCCCTGGAGGTCCAGATCCACGACTTCGGGAAAGGCTTCGATCCCAGCGCCGTTCCCGACCCCCTGGCCGAGGAGAACTTGCTCAAGGCCGGGGGCCGTGGCATTTTCTTTATGCGGTCCTTTATGGACGAGGTGTCCTACTCCTTCCCCTCCAAGGGCGGGACCATGGTCAAGATGGTCAAGCGGCTCTGAGTCCATGCAGCCCCCGCCCCGCCTGCCCCCCATCCTCCGCAGCAAGTTCATCGCCGGACTCGTCATCCTGATCCCGATCATCATCACCGGCAAGGCTCTGTGGTGGCTCTTTTCCTACCTGGACGACCTGGCCCAGCCCCTTGCCGTGGCCCTCCTCGGGCGCCCGAACCCCGGAGTCGGCTTTGTCATCACCGTGGCCGTGGTCTTCCTGACCGGCTTCCTCTTCTCCTCCGGTCCCCTGCGCCGCCTTCTGGACGGTATCGATGAGCTGCTGGACATCGTGCCCGTGGTGGGAGCGGTTTACGGCACCACCAAGAAGGTCCTGACCGGCTTCGGGGGCCCCCAGCCAATGGCGGGCTTCCGGCGCTTTGTGCTTGCGCGCCTGCCCGGCCGAACCGCCCCCGGCTTCCTGACCGGCAGCTTCACCCTGAAGCGGACGGACGGCTCCCTCCAGTCCCTGTGCACCGTCTACCTCCCCACCAACCACCTGTATGTGGGGGACGTGGTGGTGGTGCCGGCTCAAGACGTCATCGAGACCGACCTGTCCCTGGAGGACGGCGTGAGCCTGATCCTCTCCGTGGGGGCCTCGGTGCCCGCCATAGTGGGGCAGCGATGAGGCCCGGGCACCCGGGCCTGGATCAGGGTTTCAGGACTTCCTCGAAGTAGGCCAGGGCCCGCGGGTCGTTGGACTGGCCCAGCCAGAACATCGCCTGTCGGCGTACGGCGGGGTTGCGATTCGAGCGGGCGGTCTCGATGAGGAGCGGAACCCCCCGGTCCCGCGGGAGCCGGCTCAAGGCGAAAACCGCCTTCTTCTTCACGTCCGTCTCCGGATCCTCCGCGAGCGCCCGCGTGATCCCGGCCACCGCCCGCTCCCCGGCCCGGTGGGCCAGCCAGAAGAGAGCCTGGCCGCGGACGCTCGTGCTCGGGGCGCTCCGGGCCAGGTTCAGGAGGACGTCCACTGCCTGGGCGTCGGCGTGGAAGGCGATGGCGGCGAGTGCCGGCCCGGCCAGGTGGGCGTCTTCTCCCGGAAGCGACGCGAGGAGCCCGACGCTCTCGACGGGCTTCACATCGGTCAGCCAGACGAGGGGCTGCCCGCACAGGTCGAGGCCGCAGTCTTCGTCGGACATGCGGAGGCGGTGGATCCGGCCCCCGTCGATCCAGAAGAAAACGCGAAGCCGAGCCGGCGCTTCCCGGATCTCGGGCGCCGGGCTCTCCCCCTGACAGGGGGAGGCGTCCGGGCCTCCCTCGCGGGGGCAGCCCATCCTCTCGTCCTCCCCGTCCTCCCGGAAGCCGCAGCAGCATCGGCGCTGCCGGCCGGTGGCCGGGAACGCGTAGCCGATCCAGGCCGTTGGGAGCGGGCCCGAGAGCAGGCCTCGAAAAACGCCTTCCAGCCCGGCCGCCGCCGATCGCGTCTCGAGGCGGGCGTTCCGGATCCCCGGGGGCAGGTTCGCCTGGGGAGCGTTGGGGACACCCAGTGTCTCCAGGGCGACGAGCAGGGTGAAGCCGAGTCGCATGCTCAGGCTCCCCTATTTATTGAGGATCTCGAGGAGGTAGTTCGTCGCCTCCGGGGAGTCCATGTGAGAAAGGAGCGAGACGACTTCCTTTTTCATCGCGGAGTCTGTTTCGGCCTTGGCGATCTCGACCAGGCTCTTGGCGTTGCCCTGGACGAACAGTGATCGCAGGACGTGCCGGCGCACCTCCGGGTCCTTGTCGCTGGCGTAGAGCGAGGCGAGGAACTCGCCGGTCTTCTCCCCCCCCATGATGCCCAGGCCCCGGATGGCCTCCCGCCGCAGCCCCGGGTCCTTTTCCGAGCGGGCGACCTCCATCAGTCTGTCGCGGCCGCCCCCCACCGAGAAGGCGTGCAGGATTTCCTTCTTCACCTCCGGCGCTCCGTCTGTGCGGTACATCTCCCAGAGCTCGGCTTGAGCTCCCATGACCCCCAGCTGGCGGATGGCTTCCCGGCGCAGCTCCGGGCTGGCCTCCGACCGGGCCGCGGAGAGAAGCCGTCCCTTCTCCCCCGCCACCATGAAGCCGCGGAGGATGGTCCTCTTTATGTGGGTGTCGGGGGTGGAGGCGTAGATCTCCGACAGCACCTGGCGGCTCTCCGCGCCTCCGAAGAGGCCGAGGAACTGGATCGCCTTGCGCTGCAGCTCGAGGTTCGACTGGCCGCGGGCGATGCGAACGACGACCTCCCGGGCCTTGGGAGAACCGGTCTGGCAGAGGACGAAGAGAGCCCGCTCGCGGAGCCGGGGGGAGGGGTTGCCGGCCAGGAGCTTCTCCAGCATGGGCACCGCGCGCTCGGCGTCGGTGGCGAGGAGAGAGTTCAGGGCCATGAGCTTCAGGTCCTCGTCCGGCTGGCTTTCGGGCCGGGGAGCCTGGCCGGCCCCCTGCTGCACCTCCAACTCCAGAGCCTGGGCCTCCTTTAGCCAGCGGCTCTGCGGGTAGGCCTTCCGGAGGGCCTCCAGGGCGGCGAGGGCGGGGGGCCTCTGGCCGCTCTTGTTGAGGGCGTAGGCCTTCCAGTAGAGGGCGGCGTCGGCCCGCCGGCCCCCGGCGCTCGCCACTCGGTCGAAGGACTCGACGGCCCGGTCCCACTGGCCCTCGTCCAGGGCCCCCGTGCCCTGCTCGTACAGCTGCTCCTCGCGGTCGAGCTTCTCCTGCTCCCGATCCGCTTTTTCCGCCCGGGAGGTCTCATCCGCGGGGCCGGCGGCCACGGCGGGCGCGGCCAGGATGGCGCTTGTGGAGGCGGGCGTGTGGGGGAGCGCCGCCGCAGGCCCTCCCGCAGCCAGGAGCAGCGCCAGGAGCAGCATCGGCCAGATCCAATTCTCTATCGAACCCATCTCACACCTCATCCCTACGAGTCGACATCCAAGCCGGGGGGGCGATGCTCCGGTGCCCGGTTCTCACCCCCCACGCGCGCGCCGATCACCTGCATCTTGAACAGCGTCCCCTGGCGCTCGAGCCGCTGCCGGAAGGCCTCGGCTTCGGAGGGGGAGAGCGTGGCCGGACCATCGGCGACCTCGATCAGAATCCGCTCCAAGTCGTCGAGGACGCTGGCCATGCCCACATCGCCCGCGCGACGGGCGCTCTGGCGGTAGAGACGGCTGGCGGCGACGAGCTCCCCGACCGAGCGCTGCTCGCCGGAGACGTCCACCGGCGCCTTGGGGTCGGCATTGACCAGCTCCAGCAGGACCATTCGCGACCGCTCCAGGTGGTCGCCCACCGCGAGGAGGAGGATCCGCTCGCGCGCCGGCCCCGGAAGGGGGAGCGTGGGCCCTCCGCGCGGGGTCAGGCTCCGCCCAAGGAGGAAGGCGGCCACCAGGGAAGCGGCCATGGCGAGGGGGACAGCGTACCGACGGAAGAGCGGGGCCCGCGGGGAGGGCTTCTTGGCCAGCAGCGGCCGCAGCCGCTCCCAGACCCGGGCTCCGTAATCGGCCCCCACGTCCGGAACGGGCTCACCCACGACGGTCCGCAGCGTCGCTCCCCAGGCGGCGAAGCGGCGGCCACAGTCTGCGCAGGAGGCCAAGTGGGCCTCGATCGCCGACTGATCCGCGCCTTCACCGTAAGAATGGAGGATCAGGTCCTCCTCGGTCGGATGGATGCCGCTCATGGCGCCGCTCCCGCGGCAGGGGCGAGGACGACACGGAGCTTTCGCACCGCCCGAAGAATGCTTTGTTTGGTGGCGCTCTCCTCGAGGTCCAGGGTGCGGCCGATCTCCAGGATCGACATGCCCTCGAAGTGTCGCAGGACGAAGGCCGCACGCTCGCGGGTGCTCATTCGGCTCATGGCCGCGTTCACCCGGCGCCGCACCTCCGCGCTCATGGCCAGGCGGTCGGGCGAGGGATCGGGGGCGGGCACTGGGAGATCGATCCCCTCCCCGTCAGGGCCCGAGGGTACCGGCTCTTCTTCTCGCTCGCGACGGCGGCGGGCGCGCAGCACGTCGTAGGCGCAGTTGGCGGCGATGCGGTAGAGCCAGCTCCCGAAGTTTGCCCGTGCCTCGAACTGGTGGAGGCGCTGGTAGGCCCGCAGGAAGCTCTCCTGAACCACGTCCTCGGCATCGGGCTCGTTCCCCGTCATTCGATAAGCCAGGCGATAGAGCGTTCGGCTGTGGCGCTCCACGAGGGTGCGGAAGCCCTCTTGATCGCCGGCTCGCACCCGGGCCACCGCCTCGTCGTCTTCGCCCATCCGTTACGTTAGACGCTGGGGATTTTGACCGGTTAGGGAGGAGACGGGACAACGCCCAACCGCCGAAGTCCCGCTCGGCCAAGGGGTTGCCGCCACTATCGGAGTTCGACGCGCAGGAGCACGTTGCCCCGCACGCCCTCGGCCAAGAGATGGGTGGCCAGGGAGGGGATCCCCTCGAGTTGCCGCCGCTCGGCCGGTCCCGCCAGCACCAGGACCGGCCCCCCGGCGGCGGCCTCCATCACCTCCTTAAGCCCGCCCACTTCCCGTACCTTGCCGTCGTTATAGAAGTACCCCGCCATCCAGGCCGTGCGCCAGGCGCCCCAGGCCAGAACCTCCCGGCCCATCGCGGGGAGGAGGAGTTTGCGACCGGACTCCTGCCGCGCAAGAACGGGCGGGGCGGCCAGGGCCAAGAGCAGGAGCAGGCCCGCGCCCCCCACCCGCAGGAGGCGAAGGGCCCCGACCGGGTCACGGCCAAGGCGACGCGCGGCGCCGAAGGAGACGATCAGGGCCCACAGTCCGCAAGGGAGGGCCAGCGCCCAGTCGGGGTCCCGGATCCTCAAAAGCCACGCGGGCGTGGCCGCGAAGAGGGCGCCGAGAAGGACCCCCAGCATGCCTGCCGCCCGCGGCGTCCCCCAGGAGCGGTCGGCGGCTGTACTGCCCTCCAGCCACTGGGCCGCTGCCCGGCCCATGAGCAGGGCCAGCGGGCAAAGGCAGGGCAGGATGTAACCGGGGAGCTTGGCGCCCGCGAGGGAGAAGAAGACCAAGGGCAACAGGAGCCAAAGGAGGAGAAAGAGGTCGGCCTTCGATCGCCGGGGGTGCAGGCCCGCGAGGCCGGGGAGGACAAGGCCTGACCAGGGGAAAAGACCCGCCACAACCACCGGGATGTAGTAGAGGAGGGGCCCGGGGTGATGGTGAACCGTGGAGGTGAACCGCTCGAGGTTCTGGTTCAGTAGGAACACCTCGAGGAAGCTCCGACCCTGGGCGAGTGTTACGAGCACGTACCAAGGCGCGGCTACGAGAAGGAAGATCGCGACCGCCACGGGCGAGAGCACCTCTCGCCAGAGGCTCCGATCGCGCGCGGCCAGGAGATAGCCGGCGACGACAAGTCCGGGTAGGAGCACTCCGAGCGGACCCTTAGCCAGAGTGGCCAAGCCCATGAACGCGAAGGCGGTGGGGATGGCAAGCCTTCCCGCGATCCCGAGCACGCGCAGGCCAGCAAGCCCGGTGGCCACCGTCACCGTAGCCGCGAGCAGCATGTCCATGGCCGCGGCCCGCGAGTATGCGAAGGGCAGGAGAGAAGTAGCGAGGACGAAGCCCGCGCAGAGACCGGCCCTGCTTCCGTAGAGCCGCGCGCCAAAGAGCGCGGTCGCGCACGTGAAGAGGAGGCCGCTCGCCACCGAGGGCAGCCGGGCCGCCGTCTCCGTCTCGCCAAAGAGCGAGAAGGCCGCTCCCGCCAACCAATAGTAGAGGGCTGGCTTCTCGAGCCAGGGTCGGCCCTGGAGCGTCGGCGTGACGTGGTCTCCCGAGCGGTGCATCTCGACGGCCACACGCGCGTAGCGGGGCTCATCCGGGCCCAGGAGGGGCACCGCGCCCAGACGGAAGAGGAGGAGGGCCGCGCTCAAGGCCAAGAGCACCGCCATCGCACGGGGCGACAGGGCGCCCACGGCGGGCTGCAGAGGGTTTGGAGGCATGCCCGCGCCATCCTACAATCGGCTCTCCAGGGGGAGCAAACGTGAGCTGGCAGTATCTGGCGGTGGCGACGGAAGCGGTCTTGCGGGCAGGCGCGATCCAGAAGGAGAGCTACGGCCGGGATATCCGCATCGACTACAAGGGCGAGATCGATCTCGTGACGGAGGTGGACCGGGCGTGCGAAACGGCGATCCTCGACACCTTGCGGTCGCGCTTCCCCGACCATGACTTCGTGACCGAGGAGACCCTCCTCGCCCGCAGCGGTTCCCGCTACCTCTGGTTCACCGACCCCCTCGACGGCACCACCAACTTCGCCCACGGCTATCCCTTCTTCTGCTCCTCGGTGGCCCTGACCGTAGACGGGCGGGTGGTCGCGGGTGCGGTCTACGACCCGCTGAGGGAAGAGCTGTTTACGGCGGAACGCGGCGCCGGTGCCCACCTGAACGGGCGGCGCCTGCGCGTCTCCCACTCCTCGGACCTGCTGCGCAGCCTGCTCATAACCGGGTTCCCCTACGACCTACGCGAGGACCTCACGGGCAAGCTGCGGCTCTTCAATCGCTTCATGGGCGAGGCCCGCGCCATCCGCCGCGATGGCGCAGCTGCCCTTGATCTCTCCTACGTGGCCGCGGGCCGCGCGGACGGCTTCTGGGAGGAGCGCCTGCAGCCCTGGGACATGATGGCGGGGGTGGTCTTGATCGAGGAGGCGGGAGGACGCGTCTCGCGCTTCGATGGATCGCCCCTGGGGCTCGGGCCCGACGAGGTCCTGGCCACCAACGGCGCCCTCCACCAAGTCATGCTCGACGTACTCCGCGAGGAGAGTACGGAGAGGGCTTCGCTGGTGTAGCCCAATTGGCAGAGGCAGCCGACTTAAAATCGGCACAGTCTGGGTTCGAATCCCAGCACCAGCACCAACTTCAATTGGTTACAGCTAGCCCCGAGAGCCTCTAAAGAGGCCCTCAGACGTCTCGGGATCGCACCGGGATAGCAAGCACCCGCTTGTGACTGGATGTTCTGTTCCAGGATGTTTTGCGACGTGCCAGGGTGTTCCAGATCGCTGAGCCCGGACTCTCTGCCTTCGCTTGGTCCGAGGAGGATGTGCACTCCAAGCGGCGGCGCACCGCCTTGATCATTCGCAGCTCCTCTCCACAAGGAGAGAGTTGACACGTCTCCCACTCTGGGCACTATCGCCGGTCCAAGTGACTAGGATGTTGGTGCAGCGCAACTCTGAAGCCAATTGGGTCCTGGGCGCAAACGCCGAGAGTTGGACCCAGCGGGCAACTCTGGAGCCGAAGGTCATAGGTCCAAGCCCTATCGGGCGTACCAAATCTCACAACACCTTACAAAGGTACCCCTATGGAAAGGGCGTGCGTGGTACCGTTGTGGTACCAGTCGTGCAAGCTCTGCCCTAGATCTCACGACCAGCAACGCCAGCCCGCTTGAGCTTGATTACGTGCCGCAACGGGGACTCACCGAACATGCGCAAGTATTCTCGGCTGAACTGTGAGGCGCTAGTGTACCCGACCCGGAAAGACGATTGCTCGGCAGTCTCGCCATGATCGACCATCAGACGTTGTG
This genomic stretch from Vicinamibacteria bacterium harbors:
- a CDS encoding glycosyltransferase family 39 protein, which codes for MPPNPLQPAVGALSPRAMAVLLALSAALLLFRLGAVPLLGPDEPRYARVAVEMHRSGDHVTPTLQGRPWLEKPALYYWLAGAAFSLFGETETAARLPSVASGLLFTCATALFGARLYGSRAGLCAGFVLATSLLPFAYSRAAAMDMLLAATVTVATGLAGLRVLGIAGRLAIPTAFAFMGLATLAKGPLGVLLPGLVVAGYLLAARDRSLWREVLSPVAVAIFLLVAAPWYVLVTLAQGRSFLEVFLLNQNLERFTSTVHHHPGPLLYYIPVVVAGLFPWSGLVLPGLAGLHPRRSKADLFLLLWLLLPLVFFSLAGAKLPGYILPCLCPLALLMGRAAAQWLEGSTAADRSWGTPRAAGMLGVLLGALFAATPAWLLRIRDPDWALALPCGLWALIVSFGAARRLGRDPVGALRLLRVGGAGLLLLLALAAPPVLARQESGRKLLLPAMGREVLAWGAWRTAWMAGYFYNDGKVREVGGLKEVMEAAAGGPVLVLAGPAERRQLEGIPSLATHLLAEGVRGNVLLRVELR
- the aroA gene encoding 3-phosphoshikimate 1-carboxyvinyltransferase — translated: MRITTTPTFRGHFRLRGDKSISHRAAILGALAEGETRIENFSSAADCAATLSCLAELGLEVSQQGDAVTLRGRGPEAWRSPAAPLDAGNSGSTLRMLAGALAGRPFRSVLTGDASLRRRPVERVAAPLRAMGAGAASTDGRPPLTIEGGPLTGIRWELPVPSAQVKTAVLLAGLQAHGTTTVIEPMPSRDHTERLLPAFGAGVERSGLAVSVVGGTRLRAATLTVPGDVSSAAFLIVAALIRPRSEVRIEGISLNPGRTGFLDVLKAMGARIDTGLTEAEPEPVGWIVAASSRLHGTVVPPEAVPGLIDEVPALAVAAAHAEGTFAVSGAAELRVKESDRIAALAEGLARMGARVEERPDGLVIQGGGPLRGSTVSAHDDHRIAMALSVAALAAEGETEIENAECASVSFPDFFDLLEEGRRG
- a CDS encoding HEAT repeat domain-containing protein yields the protein MRLGFTLLVALETLGVPNAPQANLPPGIRNARLETRSAAAGLEGVFRGLLSGPLPTAWIGYAFPATGRQRRCCCGFREDGEDERMGCPREGGPDASPCQGESPAPEIREAPARLRVFFWIDGGRIHRLRMSDEDCGLDLCGQPLVWLTDVKPVESVGLLASLPGEDAHLAGPALAAIAFHADAQAVDVLLNLARSAPSTSVRGQALFWLAHRAGERAVAGITRALAEDPETDVKKKAVFALSRLPRDRGVPLLIETARSNRNPAVRRQAMFWLGQSNDPRALAYFEEVLKP
- a CDS encoding sigma-70 family RNA polymerase sigma factor, with product MGEDDEAVARVRAGDQEGFRTLVERHSRTLYRLAYRMTGNEPDAEDVVQESFLRAYQRLHQFEARANFGSWLYRIAANCAYDVLRARRRREREEEPVPSGPDGEGIDLPVPAPDPSPDRLAMSAEVRRRVNAAMSRMSTRERAAFVLRHFEGMSILEIGRTLDLEESATKQSILRAVRKLRVVLAPAAGAAP
- a CDS encoding ATP-binding protein; protein product: MMKTPDARTVKLDIASRFEMLDVVQTVLSHLAGLLGFGEEASHYMSVAVRESVVNAIKHGNGQDASKRVEVEFVLHPRALEVQIHDFGKGFDPSAVPDPLAEENLLKAGGRGIFFMRSFMDEVSYSFPSKGGTMVKMVKRL
- a CDS encoding inositol monophosphatase family protein encodes the protein MSWQYLAVATEAVLRAGAIQKESYGRDIRIDYKGEIDLVTEVDRACETAILDTLRSRFPDHDFVTEETLLARSGSRYLWFTDPLDGTTNFAHGYPFFCSSVALTVDGRVVAGAVYDPLREELFTAERGAGAHLNGRRLRVSHSSDLLRSLLITGFPYDLREDLTGKLRLFNRFMGEARAIRRDGAAALDLSYVAAGRADGFWEERLQPWDMMAGVVLIEEAGGRVSRFDGSPLGLGPDEVLATNGALHQVMLDVLREESTERASLV
- a CDS encoding DUF502 domain-containing protein, giving the protein MQPPPRLPPILRSKFIAGLVILIPIIITGKALWWLFSYLDDLAQPLAVALLGRPNPGVGFVITVAVVFLTGFLFSSGPLRRLLDGIDELLDIVPVVGAVYGTTKKVLTGFGGPQPMAGFRRFVLARLPGRTAPGFLTGSFTLKRTDGSLQSLCTVYLPTNHLYVGDVVVVPAQDVIETDLSLEDGVSLILSVGASVPAIVGQR
- a CDS encoding HEAT repeat domain-containing protein; this translates as MGSIENWIWPMLLLALLLAAGGPAAALPHTPASTSAILAAPAVAAGPADETSRAEKADREQEKLDREEQLYEQGTGALDEGQWDRAVESFDRVASAGGRRADAALYWKAYALNKSGQRPPALAALEALRKAYPQSRWLKEAQALELEVQQGAGQAPRPESQPDEDLKLMALNSLLATDAERAVPMLEKLLAGNPSPRLRERALFVLCQTGSPKAREVVVRIARGQSNLELQRKAIQFLGLFGGAESRQVLSEIYASTPDTHIKRTILRGFMVAGEKGRLLSAARSEASPELRREAIRQLGVMGAQAELWEMYRTDGAPEVKKEILHAFSVGGGRDRLMEVARSEKDPGLRREAIRGLGIMGGEKTGEFLASLYASDKDPEVRRHVLRSLFVQGNAKSLVEIAKAETDSAMKKEVVSLLSHMDSPEATNYLLEILNK